The following coding sequences are from one Leptospira mayottensis 200901116 window:
- a CDS encoding STAS domain-containing protein gives MAKVEFDSLYIETIRTSLPDKEVQLVIFNGKVTNSNSFEISRKIHFIFEEEIYNIILDLSNLEYINSVGVATILTLIKTVDQHSGKIVIGGLNHFLENVIRLMELPKKVQIYHSIEEAKKAFSS, from the coding sequence ATGGCGAAAGTAGAATTCGATTCATTGTACATTGAGACGATAAGGACAAGCCTTCCCGATAAGGAAGTCCAACTCGTTATATTCAACGGAAAGGTAACCAACTCCAATTCTTTCGAGATTTCCCGCAAAATTCATTTTATCTTCGAAGAGGAGATTTACAATATTATCTTAGATCTTTCCAATCTCGAATATATCAACAGCGTGGGAGTTGCTACGATTCTTACCTTGATCAAAACTGTGGATCAACATTCCGGCAAAATCGTAATTGGTGGTCTCAATCATTTTTTGGAAAACGTAATTCGTTTAATGGAACTTCCGAAAAAAGTACAGATTTATCATTCCATTGAGGAAGCCAAAAAAGCTTTTTCTTCCTAA
- the hflX gene encoding GTPase HflX, with protein MSKLSGNLNGLKSNQIQRLKKISEKRIREDVIISQDFARTLCELSFEIGKQIAILIDRSGYVTHVLVGSDNSIEIPFLDRLRTSEARLRGLRLVHTHLKGESLNQEDLTDLALLRLDYITAVVMDSYGNPNGYYSAHLNPESGDELWKVLPKKYPGQLAEGILEEILEIESRLSRSKKNLKDAQKENRAFLVGVYPERSVGRHPSLSMEELKELCRTAEVHVVDTFIQRKNRLDPSTVLGKGKLEEIILKAIQKHVELLVFDLELTPSQAKKISDIADIKVIDRTQLILDIFARNAKSRDGKLQVELAQLKYLKGRLTELDDNMSRLTGGIGGRGPGETKLEIGKRRVEERITRLEVELKSLKKRREINRRQRKKNELPAVGIVGYTNAGKSTFLNALTNSEVLSENKLFATLDPTTRRIRFPEEREIIISDTVGFIHDLPPELSNAFKATLEELGDSDLLVHVVDVSNPDYKLQMEAVEKILEELEFSHIPIIQVFNKIDNLEKFKTWKTESDSNGYKNFSRSSVNHDPGLEAIADLKEELGIDVHSDTVLVSAYQGWGLKTFLDLLEEKIYNLSRSNYSIAEKL; from the coding sequence ATTAGTAAGCTCAGCGGTAATCTTAACGGCCTCAAATCCAATCAAATCCAAAGACTGAAAAAAATTTCCGAGAAAAGAATCCGGGAAGATGTAATCATTAGTCAAGATTTTGCGCGCACACTCTGCGAATTATCCTTCGAAATCGGCAAACAAATTGCAATCTTAATCGATCGATCCGGCTACGTTACCCATGTACTGGTAGGTTCTGACAATTCGATCGAGATTCCTTTTTTGGATAGACTTCGCACTTCTGAAGCGAGGCTTCGAGGTCTTAGATTAGTTCATACACATTTAAAGGGAGAATCTTTAAACCAAGAGGATTTAACCGACTTAGCCTTGTTGCGTTTAGACTACATAACCGCTGTGGTCATGGATTCCTACGGAAATCCGAACGGGTATTATTCCGCACATCTGAATCCGGAATCGGGAGACGAGCTTTGGAAGGTTTTACCTAAAAAGTATCCGGGACAACTGGCCGAAGGGATTCTTGAGGAAATTTTAGAAATAGAATCCAGACTTTCCCGTTCGAAAAAAAATCTAAAAGACGCTCAAAAGGAAAACCGCGCTTTTTTGGTAGGGGTTTATCCTGAAAGAAGCGTGGGTAGACATCCTTCTTTATCGATGGAGGAATTGAAGGAACTTTGCAGAACCGCGGAAGTTCATGTTGTGGATACATTCATACAGAGAAAAAATCGTCTCGATCCTTCCACGGTTTTGGGAAAGGGAAAACTTGAAGAGATTATTTTGAAAGCGATTCAGAAACACGTGGAACTTCTCGTATTCGATCTTGAACTTACGCCTTCTCAAGCAAAGAAGATCTCGGATATCGCGGACATCAAGGTAATCGACAGAACGCAGCTCATTCTCGATATTTTTGCAAGGAATGCAAAGAGCAGAGACGGTAAACTTCAGGTGGAATTAGCTCAACTTAAATATCTCAAAGGACGGCTCACGGAATTGGACGATAACATGTCTAGATTGACTGGTGGAATCGGAGGAAGAGGTCCCGGGGAAACAAAACTTGAAATCGGAAAACGAAGAGTCGAGGAACGGATCACGAGACTTGAAGTTGAACTCAAATCTCTCAAAAAACGAAGAGAAATTAATCGAAGACAAAGGAAGAAAAACGAGTTACCTGCTGTTGGCATCGTTGGTTATACTAATGCGGGAAAGTCCACGTTTTTAAACGCTTTAACAAACAGTGAGGTTCTTTCCGAAAACAAACTTTTTGCTACGCTTGATCCGACCACGAGAAGAATTCGTTTTCCAGAAGAAAGAGAAATTATTATCTCCGATACGGTCGGATTTATCCACGATCTTCCGCCTGAGCTTTCCAATGCGTTTAAGGCGACTTTAGAGGAATTGGGAGACTCCGATCTTTTGGTACATGTCGTGGATGTTTCTAATCCGGATTATAAACTTCAGATGGAAGCCGTTGAAAAGATTCTAGAAGAATTAGAATTTTCTCATATACCGATAATCCAAGTGTTTAACAAAATCGACAATCTTGAAAAGTTCAAAACTTGGAAGACTGAAAGTGATTCTAACGGTTATAAAAATTTTTCCCGTTCTTCCGTAAATCATGACCCTGGATTAGAAGCAATCGCGGACTTGAAGGAGGAATTGGGTATTGACGTTCACTCGGATACGGTTTTGGTTTCTGCTTACCAAGGTTGGGGATTGAAAACTTTTCTGGATCTTTTGGAGGAAAAAATCTACAATTTGTCCCGATCAAACTATTCTATTGCAGAAAAGTTGTGA
- a CDS encoding HEAT repeat domain-containing protein, whose amino-acid sequence MSLYSKLKNLHLCIILCSSPSLVDLKAESNPPPYHNADLPKQIDASDNFAENSDPQESPTNENASDGLNVDDPRNLTEESDGVSSYEKIKRKDLTPQERQEVEYDLLIKKGILAVFRAETEKRYKVLNRIALTHPIPRVRAAAVLAIGRISKGEVKTLHRVIERDGEAVRQAAYKALADIGSPSSLNYFFSGIKSNDPEIQFSSWRGMGKTKDPSARDALLRQGIRSPRREIVKSSILGLAAFQINEDLKLFKTYLNSDDLELQKTAIEALGIHKTRASLRILEQTLETKPEFAKDVIEAIGNNTSLYGTYSFVRILENSTSQELTQRILAQLYLRKAFYQFGTVKVENGFSQENPYPTSRKLRDLSAGEVGKILKKNDRRFIQKIGDKFVEDYYYLLLLESKNPESYYETFQSWIFGAYLKIRTVTAPHKEPKGRKVRKSPKKKPSYKFTPASEMEETDPAPPSQNEEPSAQESLPLEN is encoded by the coding sequence ATGTCTTTATATTCAAAACTTAAGAACTTACATCTTTGTATTATCCTTTGTTCTTCTCCAAGTTTAGTCGATTTGAAAGCGGAATCGAATCCTCCTCCTTATCACAACGCTGATCTTCCAAAGCAGATCGACGCCTCAGATAACTTCGCTGAAAATTCCGATCCGCAAGAATCACCCACAAATGAAAACGCTTCCGACGGTTTAAACGTAGACGACCCCAGAAACCTTACCGAAGAATCGGACGGAGTCTCCTCCTATGAAAAAATTAAAAGAAAGGATCTTACACCGCAAGAACGACAAGAAGTCGAATACGATCTACTGATTAAAAAAGGTATCCTTGCCGTTTTCCGAGCGGAGACCGAAAAGCGTTATAAAGTCCTGAATCGGATCGCTCTTACTCATCCGATTCCAAGAGTTAGAGCCGCGGCGGTTTTAGCAATCGGCAGAATAAGCAAAGGGGAAGTAAAAACTCTACATCGTGTTATCGAAAGAGACGGAGAAGCAGTCAGACAAGCGGCCTACAAAGCATTAGCCGATATCGGATCACCTTCTTCCCTAAATTATTTTTTCAGTGGAATTAAATCCAACGATCCGGAAATTCAATTTTCTTCTTGGAGAGGAATGGGAAAAACCAAGGACCCTTCTGCAAGAGATGCATTACTACGTCAGGGGATCCGTTCTCCCAGACGTGAAATTGTGAAGTCCTCCATCTTAGGGCTCGCCGCATTCCAAATAAACGAGGATCTCAAACTTTTCAAAACATATCTGAATTCCGACGATCTCGAACTTCAAAAAACCGCAATCGAAGCTCTGGGAATCCATAAAACCCGCGCTTCGTTAAGAATCTTAGAACAAACCTTGGAAACAAAACCTGAATTCGCAAAAGACGTCATAGAAGCAATTGGCAATAACACGAGCCTTTATGGAACATATTCATTTGTTAGAATATTAGAAAACTCAACTTCTCAAGAGCTGACTCAAAGAATTTTAGCGCAACTATATCTCAGGAAGGCTTTTTATCAATTCGGGACCGTAAAAGTGGAAAACGGTTTCTCACAAGAAAATCCGTATCCCACATCCCGCAAACTACGCGATCTTTCCGCCGGAGAAGTCGGAAAAATTCTAAAAAAGAACGATCGCAGATTTATCCAAAAAATCGGAGATAAATTCGTAGAAGATTATTATTATCTTCTTCTCTTAGAATCCAAAAATCCGGAAAGTTATTACGAGACGTTTCAGTCCTGGATATTCGGAGCATATCTAAAAATCAGAACGGTCACAGCTCCGCATAAAGAGCCGAAAGGAAGAAAAGTCAGAAAATCTCCAAAAAAAAAGCCAAGCTATAAATTTACTCCCGCTTCTGAAATGGAAGAAACCGATCCGGCTCCTCCAAGCCAAAACGAGGAACCTTCTGCACAAGAAAGCCTTCCTTTAGAGAACTGA
- a CDS encoding response regulator encodes MKKNVLIVDDNDRYADSLKVWFQKKGFEVIRAVNAAQGWEIYSKDKNLFHTIVTDITMETQTSGLWMIRKIHKDDYRGNKIVATTGFDFPGVMFFSSLILPYFAGIGWMVPKAPLKEGKVVFLSTSFKSNVSFESVL; translated from the coding sequence ATGAAGAAGAACGTCTTAATCGTGGATGACAATGATCGTTATGCGGACAGCCTAAAAGTTTGGTTCCAGAAAAAAGGATTTGAAGTTATAAGAGCCGTAAACGCGGCCCAAGGTTGGGAAATCTACTCCAAGGATAAAAATCTTTTTCATACGATTGTAACTGATATCACTATGGAAACTCAGACTTCGGGACTTTGGATGATCCGAAAAATTCATAAAGACGATTATCGAGGAAATAAAATCGTTGCAACAACCGGTTTTGATTTTCCGGGAGTAATGTTTTTTTCTTCTTTGATACTGCCTTACTTTGCAGGCATCGGTTGGATGGTTCCGAAAGCCCCTTTGAAAGAAGGAAAGGTGGTTTTCCTTTCTACTTCTTTCAAATCAAACGTGTCTTTTGAATCAGTTCTCTAA